Genomic window (Flavobacteriales bacterium):
CGGATAGGGAACGTTACGCGGGTCCCAACGGAAGCTCAACCAGGGATGTGTCTGCTCATAAGTCCGCATGAATGTCCAAAGATGGACTCATTGCATAGCGTTGATAAACGGGATGATACTGATGTTTTGAACAAGTATATGTCCGTGAAGATGTCCCTAATTCAGTCCACATCAATATCTACGCATAAAATCGCGGGATCTGAGCGCCTGAAAGCGACAAATATGCGTTGGGTCACCGGTTCAGGCGGCCCAGATGATCACCATGATGCTGAAGAACATCGCTGCCCCTCCCAAGATCATGGCAGCTAGGGCAAAACCCTTTCCACGGTCTTCGCGGTCGCGGCATTGGCGGGCTGAGATCAGCCCCAGGACGAAGGCGACCACGCCGCCGGCGAGCAGGATGAAAATGCTTTGTGAGGCAATGCCCACCACCACGGTTGCGATAGCGATTGGGAGGGAAGCGATGGCCTTGGCGTTCCAACGGTGCTTCTCCGGGGTATAGTAGGAGGTGGTGTCCTGCACGGATACGGAAGGACGATCCATGGTGCGGAACATCGCATTGGTTTCCATAGCTGAGATGCCCGGTCCGGATAGCGCATCGGTCGAACTCTGGAGTGGGCCGCCGGATGGGGCTGCGGTGGGGACTGCAGCGGACAGCGGCCCTTCGTTGCCCGATCCAGTTCCCCGTTCCGTGAAATGTTCGTTCACAAGAGCTTCTTCTTCTGGAAGGACGGATGCCGATGTCCCCGCCCGGTCGCGGAGATGTTCTTTCGGCACGGGGCCTTGCTTCCGAAGCCAGGCATATTGTTGCGCCTGCCGGGGTCCCGCACAGCCCACGGACAGACCAAGGAGGAGGGTCAGAAGAAGATCAGTCCGGCGTTGCACGGCGAAATCTACCCGGAAGAGGCGAGCGCCCGAAGGCGGGTAACGCAGGTCTTCAACCGCGGGCCATGGACAACCGCACCGAGGGTAGAGTAGACCTCCAATACGAGCTGCCGGGACTTTTCGCCGGAAAGCCGTCCCCATGGCCGAACTTTGGCCCCGGCGACCGCTGTGTAGGCGGGCGGCCCAATGATGAACATGCGCTTGCGTGCCTCACTTTTCCTTCTTCTGGCCCTGCTCGGCCTGCGTAATGCCCATGCTCAGCTTGGCGTCACCACCTTCGGCTTACAAGTGAAACCGGTGATCCCTTTCAGCTTTTTCGAGCCGGTGAGCAACTTGCAGCTGGAGCACCTCAATTCCACCCTCACGCTCACGGGTGGTTTTGCGTTCGG
Coding sequences:
- a CDS encoding DUF4190 domain-containing protein, giving the protein MDRPSVSVQDTTSYYTPEKHRWNAKAIASLPIAIATVVVGIASQSIFILLAGGVVAFVLGLISARQCRDREDRGKGFALAAMILGGAAMFFSIMVIIWAA